The DNA segment AATTTGCAGGAGATGAATAAGAGGGGATCTTAAACTGTAGGAGTCCGGAGGATACATTTCCTCAGGGCTCCTGTTTTTATGATATAGGAAACGGAAGGAGTAGAGGATGAAAACACAGTATCAAGATGTGCGGGAGAAATAATCTGTGTTAGAATAGGTGAAAAGAGAAGGAAGGGGAAACTTACGTTTTGGTGTGGCGGTAATGAAGAAGACATGGAATAACTTGAATATGGCTTCAAAATTGATACTTGTGTTTTCAATGATTAGTGTAATACCGTTGTTTATCAGTAGTTTTGTGCTTTATCGCATATCTGCAGTTAGTTTGGAAGCAGCAATGGAGGAGACAACATCTATATTCAGTTCGCAGATTGCTTCAGATATGAATGCATTTGTAAGTGATTATGATTCCCTTACAAAATCACTATTGGTAAATAACGGACTGATGGATAATTTGGCTACCAATATTCCAATATCCCAACAGATTGAAAAGAAACTGTATTATCGTAAAATGGTTATGAAACTGATGACGATGGAAAGTGAAATTCAATCGATTACAATTATGAATGAAGCAGGGGAATATTATCAATATGACAGGAACGGAAAGACTTTAAATTATGAAGATCTGATTCAGCAGAAGTGGTTTTTAGAACAGCAGAAGCGTTCTGATACCATGTTTTTGACGCCTTTGCATGATTGCTCTTATTATGATAAAAATAAGGATCAAATTATAGTTACCTTTGGACGGAAAGTCTATGGGGGTAATGGAAGATATGCCGGTTTGATTCTGATTGATTTTCCGCCTGCGAGTATTATCAAGCTGAGTGATGCGTTTTTGCTGGAACGCAATCAATATAACATAAAAATCAATATTACAGATGAAGAAGGCGGTCTGATTTATGATTCGGATCTATCCAGTGGACGGGTAAATTATAGTGAAATAAATAAAGAAGAGCTTCTGATGTATCAGAAGAATCCAAGCAATTATCTTGTGATAGAAGATACGACGGAACAGTTGGGAATGAAGATTAATACAGTCATTCCCCGAAGCAAAATGCTTCTGCGAATCAATTTTATTCAAAAGGCGACCCTTCTTCTTGTTGTGATTTTGATAGCGGCTATTATTTCAGTGTCTATACTGTTCAGTAAAAGAATGGTTCATCTAATCAGGAAACTGCAAAGCAGTATGAAGCATCTGGAAAGTGGGAATTATGAGCTGATCACGGATTCGGCAGGCAATGATGAGATTGGAAGTCTTGTAAAAAGCTATAACCATATGGTTGGTAAAATGGAGGCACTGATTGAAGAGGTGTACCAGGCCGGAATTCGTCAAAAAAATGCACAGTTTCTGGCGCTTCGCACACAGATTAATCCCCATTTTCTGTTTAATACACTGGAATCAATTCGTATTAAAGCAATTTTGAATGGAGACGATGCAGTGGCAGATATGGTAAAGATGCTGGCAAAGATGTTCCGAACCGTTCTGGACAGCGATAAGAAGAATTATAGAGTACATGATGAATTGGAAAATATTCGATATTATATTCAACTCCAAAATATCCGATTTGATAATGTGATTACACTGACAGAGAATATAGATCCGCAAATCTATCATGCAAAGATTATGTCAATTCTGTTTCAGCCGGTGGTAGAAAACTGCTTTAAATACGGAAGTCAAGAGAGTGGTATACCGATTCATATCTCAATTACGGGGCGGCTGACGGAAGAGAAGATGATGGTATTCACCATCAGGGATGACGGGCAGGGAATGAGTCCGGAGAGGTTGGAAGCGGTACGCCAGGGACTATACATAGCGCAGGATGCGGAAGAGAGCACTTCTCATAGAATCGGACTTCGTAATATTGCCGAGAGACTCCATCTGCGTTACGGAAGTGACGGAGAACTGCGAATTGTATCAAGTGATGAACAGGGAACGGTTGTCGAGATTCGAGTACCATATATGGAGTAGATGAGGAGGTTGATTTATGGCATATAAAGTGTTGATTGTAGAGGATGAGAAAGAAAAAGCAAGAGGAATTGCCTATTTGGTAGAAAAGTACAATCCGGAATGCACACCGGTTCTATTGGCACATGACGGCAGGGAAGGGTATAAGAAGGCAGCAAAGGAACAGCCGGATATTATATTGACAGATATCCGTATGCCGGTCATGGATGGATTGGAAATGATCCGGGCACTGCGGGGAGTGGATTTTCCGGCAGAGTTTATTGTATTGAGCGGTTATGCAGAATTCAGCTATGCCAAGAAGGCAATTGAACTTGGTGTGAGAGATTTTATTACAAAACCGGTGGATGAAGAAGAACTGAGCAAAACTCTGAGTAAGGTGTGTAAAGAAATCACAGAACGAAGAGCGACAGAGGATTCCCTGAGTAAACTGAATGATGATATGAGAAATTATGCTCTACGGGATTTTCTGACAGGCGGCATGGACAGCCAGTATAAAGTCGGAGAATATCTGAAACAGATGGGGGTGTTGGAAGAATATGGACAGTATACCTGCATGGTGATGGAAGGGGATGAAGCGCTGAGTGATTTCCGTATAGAAGAAGGGCTCATTTCCCAAAATGGGATGTTTTTCTACGGTGTGAAGACGGGAAATGCACAGATGGCAGTTGTCGCAGGTTCGAAGAGTATGGATATAGAAGAAAAAAAGAATCTTGTTCGTCAGTTTATTATAAAGGAAGAGTTGGATCGACTCCATATAAGAATTGGAATTGGAAGTTCTTATGAGGAATATACGCAACTTCCGAAAGCATATGAAGAAGCCTGCGTGGCACTGAATTACCGAATCCTGAAGGGCAGTGGTACGGCAATTTTGTTTGAGGAACTGTATGATATGGAGAACCGGACAGATTTGCTTACAGAGAAAGAGACTGAGCAGCTGAAAGACCGGATTGACCGCTTTGATCAGGATGGATTTCATATTGCGGTAAAAGGGATTTTCAATCGAGCTCTTTCAGAAAACAATCTTTCACTTCCGGAACTGCAGAAATTGAGTCTGAATATTGTACTGCTTGGGCTGCATAATATACCAACGGCACAGCTACAGATGAATGGGTATTTTGGAAAAAACCTGTTCACGCTGAAAAGTATTGAAAAATTTAAGACTATGGAACAGCTGGAAAACTGGATTATGAATATGGTAAGTAGTATGAATGAAGTGATGTTGAAAGACAGTATACCGAAGAAAAAAGATGTGATTGTAGAGGCGAAAGAATATATCCGGCAGAATTATAATCAAAACATAACCTTGAATGATATATCAAAGCAGTTTTATATCAATCCGTCTTACTTCAGTCAGTTATTTAAGAAAAAATCAGGTATGACCTATCAGAAATATCTGACGAATTATCGTGTGGATCGGGCGAAGAAACTGCTGGCAGAGACAGAACTGCGAATCTATGAAGTATGCAAGCTGGTGGGGTATAGTGATGTGAATCATTTTAATCAGATCTTTGAACGGACGGAAGGAATGAAGCCCAGTGAGTACCGGCAGAAGTATGCGCAGGATAAGTGACCCGAATGCAGAGAGCAAGGCCGAAAAGGGAGGCAAAGATGGATTCAAAAATAGAAAGACTATTGAATAACGAAATGGATAATTATATTTTTCCGTTTTTCTGGCTGCATGGAGAAACAGAATCGTTAATTCGGAAATATATGCAAGTGATTTATGATGCTAATATCCGGGCTGTCTGTATTGAAAGCCGTCCACATCCTGATTTTGCCGGAGATGGGTGGTGGAAGGATATGGATATTATTCTGGATGAGGCAAGAAAGCGGAGGATGAAGGTATGGATTCTGGATGACAGTCATTTTCCCACAGGCTATTGTAATGGAAGGATAGAGGAAAAGCCGGTTTCTTGCAGAAGATGGTACCTTACATATAAGGTGCTGGGGGAAGTATCTGTGGGAGGCGAACAGACATGGGAGGCTTCGGAATATAAGAGTGCCGCTCCCTTTGAACCGACATGGATTGAAGATTATTTCCATATGTCATTTGAAACATTTTCGGATGATCAGTGGATAGGTGCCGTAGCTGTTAAAAAGAATGGATGCGGAGAAGAAGACCTTGTGATACTGAAGGAAAAGGAAGGGAAAATTGTATTTACGCCTTCAGAGGGAGACTGGAAAATCTATTCCTGTCATCTGACTAGAAACAGAGGACCGCATCGGAACTATATGAATATGCTGGATAAAGAGGCATGCCGCACATTGATTGAGACAGTATATGAACCTCATTATGTGCATTATAAGGATGATTTTGGAAAGACAATTGCGGGATTTTTCTCTGATGAGCCGGAGATTGGAAACGGACATCTTTATTTGATGGATCAGAAGATTTATGTGCAGAATGATCAGCCGTGGAGCGTACAGCTGCAGAAGGATCTGGAGAAACACTGGGGCGCAGACTATTTAAAATATCTGCCGCTTCTCTGGAACAGAGAATTTGATGAAAACCTGACAGCAAAGGTACGGTATGGTTTTATGGACTTAGTGACCCGGCGTGTGGAAGAGGATTTTTCCATGCAGATTGGCGACTGGTGCAAGGAACATGGTATACAGTATATAGGACACTTGATTGAGGATAATAACCAGCATGCTCGGTGTGGGTCCAGTCTGGGACATTTTTTCAGAGGCCTTGCGGGACAGGATATGTCGGGAATTGATGATATTGGGGGACAGGTACTGCCCCATGGGGAAGATATTGAGTATGTATCCCATCTCGGGACAAAAAGAGACGGTGTATTTTATCATTTTGCACTGGGGCGCCTGGCATCCAGCGCGGCTGCCATTGATGTACGAAAGCAAGGTCGTTCCATGTGTGAGATTTTTGGGAATTATGGGTGGAAAGAGGGGGTGCGTCTGGAAGCGTACCTTGCAGATCATTTTATGGTGCGAGGTATTAATCATTATGTGCCTCACGCTTTTTCTGCAAAGGCATTTCCGGATTCGGACTGTCCGCCCCATTTTTATGCGCATGGGCATAATCCTCAGTATCGATATTTTGGAGTATTGATGAAATATATGAACCGAATTTGCAATCTGATCAGCGGAGGAAGACATGAGAGTGAGGCAGCAATTTTATATCACGGAGATGCGGAATGGACCGGCATGACATGTATGTATATACAGGAACCCGCGCGGGTTCTGACAGAAGCACAGATTGGATTTGACTTCGTACCATCAGATATATTTACAGACGGATGTTACCAAGTGGATTTGAGCAATGGAATGAAAGTGCATACACAAGAGTACAAAATATTTATTATTCCGGAAGCGGACTATATTACAGTGGAGACTGCAGAAGCGATTGTAAAACTTGGCAGACAGGGATTTCCATGTGTTTTTGTAAATGCTTATCCGAAGGGATTATGCAGCCAGATAGAATTAGACAAGGAAGCGATATTATTGGAAGAAATAAAAGAAAATACGGAGCTTGTAAGACTTACAGAACTTGTCGATTATATGAGACAGAGAAAAATGCCTCAGATACAGTTACGTCCAGCAGAGAAATTTATCCGCAGTTATCAGTATTACGGAGAACCGGAGATTCTCTATCTAGTGAATGAAGGTAAAGAAACCTATAAAGGAAGCATCAGGCTTCCTGGGAAGACTGAGATGTGTTACCGATATGATGCGTGGGAAAATTGTCTGGAATCATTAAATATAAGAATAAGGACAAAGCAAAGTGAAATACCGGGGGATGGTGAAGCAGAAACCGAGTTAGAGATTGAAGTTCAAATTGAGCCGGGAAAGAGCTGGATCATTGTGTTTGATCAGGGAATGCCTGTGAATTTGAAAGAAAGAAGTCTCTGTCAGACGAAACACAAATTGAAAATAGAAACCAATTGGAAACGGTCTGTCTGTAAGAGCATTGACTATCCGGAATTTGGACAGAGCGAACTGGTTTCACTGCCTGATTTTGCAGAGAAAGAAATGCCTGATTTTGCCGGACTGCTGCGTTATGAGCAGGATGTGAGTCTGGGAGCTGAATCGGAGAGGGATGTGATTCTGGAGATAACAGATGCGGGCGAAGCTGTGCAAGTGTTTGTTAACGGAATGGACTGTGGAATTCAGATTGTGCCGCCGTATCGCTATGAGATTGGGAATTTCCTGCAACAGGGAAAGAATCAGATTGTGATTGAGGTGGCAACCACTCTGGAGCGGCAGATTCCGCCTAAGAATAAGCCGGAGAACTGGCATCCGCAGAACCATACAGGGCTGTGTGGAGAAGTTTATTTATATCAGAAAAAGTAAAGATTACAGAACCGTTAGGAGAGAATGAAATGAAACAATTTCCAGAAGATTTTTTATGGGGAGCAGCCAGCGCAGCTTTTCAAGTGGAGGGAGCAAGAAATGAGGACGGTAAAACAGACAGCATCTGGGATGCCACAAGTGAGGGGCATATCAAGCGAAATGTAAATGGAGATGTGACTTGTGATCATTATCACCGCTATAAAGAGGATGTAGCTATGATGAAAGAACTGGGGCTGAAAAGTTACCGTTTTTCAGTCAGCTGGCCGCGTGTTATGTCCAAACGTGGAGTGATAAATGAAAAAGGGCTTCAATTCTATCGGAATCTGGCGGATGAGCTGATACAGGCAGGGATTGAGCCGTTTTGTACATTATACCACTGGGATTTGCCTATGTGGGTCTACAACGAAGGCGGGTGGGAGAACCCACAGATTATAGAGGAATTTACAGAATATGCGAAGGCGGTTATTGATGCGCTCTCCGACAAAGTGCGGTACTGGATGACATTCAATGAACCGGCATGTTTTATCGGGTTTGGTTACTTTGAAGGACGTCAGGCGCCGTTTAAGACCAGTCACATGAGCAGAGAGCAGAAATTTCGTGATTTGGCACATATCAGCAAAAATGTCCTGCTCTGCCATGGTCATAGTGTGCAGTTGATTAGAGAGCGCTCTAAACTGGCAGATCCTCAAATTGGATTTGCGTTGAACGCGAGAAACTTTGTGGCTTATGATGAAACGGAAGCAAGTATTGAAAAAGCAAGAAAACGAGATGTTTGATATTGAAAAAGGATTTTCTATGGCTGCAAACTGGTGGGCGGATCCGATGGTGCTTGGTAAGGCCCCGGAATATATGGATGAGATTCTTACAGGGGAAGAATTGAAATTTATCAGCCAGCCATTGGATTACTTTGGTTATAATGTGTATTTTGCAAATAATTATAGTGCAGATGCGAATGCGCCGGATCTGGGATGGGCCGGTATGCCGCGCACACAGATGGGGTGGGCAATCACACCGGAAGTGCTCTACTGGTTACCGAAGTTCCTCTATGAACGTTACAGTCTTCCGATTCTCATCACAGAAAACGGTATGTCAAATCTGGATTTTGTAATGAGAGACGGAAAGGTGCATGATCCGCAGCGAATTGATTATATGTACCGGTATCTGAGCGCGTTACACCGGGCGATGGAAGAAGGTATTCCCGTAATCGGTTATACGGTATGGTCTATTATGGATAACTTTGAGTGGGCAGAAGGATGTGATCCGCGGTTCGGTTTGATTTATGTTGATTACAGAACACTGGAAAGAATACCAAAAGATTCTTTTTACTGGTATCGGAGAGTTATTCAGAATGGTGGGCTGGAAGACTAAAGCGAAGTAGGATACAGAGGAGATGAAAGGACAAAACAGAAAATGGAATTTGTAAAAGACATCAAAATGGAAATGCGTCCAAAAATCAGATATTGGCTGCCCTGTGCCGCAGTAGACGATACCTATCAAGTGTGGGTGAATGACAAGAAAGCAGATTTCCCAGATCAGGTTATGAAAGAAGTAGAAGTGACAAATCTGCTTGAAGAAGGTGAAAATGCTCTCCGGGTTGTCGTGAATAGTAATCTCTATAATCGGTTACTTGAGGAAGGTATGATATGGAAGGGAAATTCGATACCATTTACAGAAAAAAGATATGGAATTTGTGAGACAGAAGAGAAGCCGGTTTGTCTGTATAAAGTAAAGAGTAATTCAAAATAAAAACAGAGTTTATGTTTGAAGAACCCTACACCGGGAACGA comes from the Blautia liquoris genome and includes:
- a CDS encoding family 1 glycosylhydrolase gives rise to the protein MKKQENEMFDIEKGFSMAANWWADPMVLGKAPEYMDEILTGEELKFISQPLDYFGYNVYFANNYSADANAPDLGWAGMPRTQMGWAITPEVLYWLPKFLYERYSLPILITENGMSNLDFVMRDGKVHDPQRIDYMYRYLSALHRAMEEGIPVIGYTVWSIMDNFEWAEGCDPRFGLIYVDYRTLERIPKDSFYWYRRVIQNGGLED
- a CDS encoding glycoside hydrolase family 1 protein — translated: MKQFPEDFLWGAASAAFQVEGARNEDGKTDSIWDATSEGHIKRNVNGDVTCDHYHRYKEDVAMMKELGLKSYRFSVSWPRVMSKRGVINEKGLQFYRNLADELIQAGIEPFCTLYHWDLPMWVYNEGGWENPQIIEEFTEYAKAVIDALSDKVRYWMTFNEPACFIGFGYFEGRQAPFKTSHMSREQKFRDLAHISKNVLLCHGHSVQLIRERSKLADPQIGFALNARNFVAYDETEASIEKARKRDV
- a CDS encoding response regulator transcription factor, encoding MAYKVLIVEDEKEKARGIAYLVEKYNPECTPVLLAHDGREGYKKAAKEQPDIILTDIRMPVMDGLEMIRALRGVDFPAEFIVLSGYAEFSYAKKAIELGVRDFITKPVDEEELSKTLSKVCKEITERRATEDSLSKLNDDMRNYALRDFLTGGMDSQYKVGEYLKQMGVLEEYGQYTCMVMEGDEALSDFRIEEGLISQNGMFFYGVKTGNAQMAVVAGSKSMDIEEKKNLVRQFIIKEELDRLHIRIGIGSSYEEYTQLPKAYEEACVALNYRILKGSGTAILFEELYDMENRTDLLTEKETEQLKDRIDRFDQDGFHIAVKGIFNRALSENNLSLPELQKLSLNIVLLGLHNIPTAQLQMNGYFGKNLFTLKSIEKFKTMEQLENWIMNMVSSMNEVMLKDSIPKKKDVIVEAKEYIRQNYNQNITLNDISKQFYINPSYFSQLFKKKSGMTYQKYLTNYRVDRAKKLLAETELRIYEVCKLVGYSDVNHFNQIFERTEGMKPSEYRQKYAQDK
- a CDS encoding glycosyl hydrolase, translated to MDSKIERLLNNEMDNYIFPFFWLHGETESLIRKYMQVIYDANIRAVCIESRPHPDFAGDGWWKDMDIILDEARKRRMKVWILDDSHFPTGYCNGRIEEKPVSCRRWYLTYKVLGEVSVGGEQTWEASEYKSAAPFEPTWIEDYFHMSFETFSDDQWIGAVAVKKNGCGEEDLVILKEKEGKIVFTPSEGDWKIYSCHLTRNRGPHRNYMNMLDKEACRTLIETVYEPHYVHYKDDFGKTIAGFFSDEPEIGNGHLYLMDQKIYVQNDQPWSVQLQKDLEKHWGADYLKYLPLLWNREFDENLTAKVRYGFMDLVTRRVEEDFSMQIGDWCKEHGIQYIGHLIEDNNQHARCGSSLGHFFRGLAGQDMSGIDDIGGQVLPHGEDIEYVSHLGTKRDGVFYHFALGRLASSAAAIDVRKQGRSMCEIFGNYGWKEGVRLEAYLADHFMVRGINHYVPHAFSAKAFPDSDCPPHFYAHGHNPQYRYFGVLMKYMNRICNLISGGRHESEAAILYHGDAEWTGMTCMYIQEPARVLTEAQIGFDFVPSDIFTDGCYQVDLSNGMKVHTQEYKIFIIPEADYITVETAEAIVKLGRQGFPCVFVNAYPKGLCSQIELDKEAILLEEIKENTELVRLTELVDYMRQRKMPQIQLRPAEKFIRSYQYYGEPEILYLVNEGKETYKGSIRLPGKTEMCYRYDAWENCLESLNIRIRTKQSEIPGDGEAETELEIEVQIEPGKSWIIVFDQGMPVNLKERSLCQTKHKLKIETNWKRSVCKSIDYPEFGQSELVSLPDFAEKEMPDFAGLLRYEQDVSLGAESERDVILEITDAGEAVQVFVNGMDCGIQIVPPYRYEIGNFLQQGKNQIVIEVATTLERQIPPKNKPENWHPQNHTGLCGEVYLYQKK
- a CDS encoding sensor histidine kinase; protein product: MKKTWNNLNMASKLILVFSMISVIPLFISSFVLYRISAVSLEAAMEETTSIFSSQIASDMNAFVSDYDSLTKSLLVNNGLMDNLATNIPISQQIEKKLYYRKMVMKLMTMESEIQSITIMNEAGEYYQYDRNGKTLNYEDLIQQKWFLEQQKRSDTMFLTPLHDCSYYDKNKDQIIVTFGRKVYGGNGRYAGLILIDFPPASIIKLSDAFLLERNQYNIKINITDEEGGLIYDSDLSSGRVNYSEINKEELLMYQKNPSNYLVIEDTTEQLGMKINTVIPRSKMLLRINFIQKATLLLVVILIAAIISVSILFSKRMVHLIRKLQSSMKHLESGNYELITDSAGNDEIGSLVKSYNHMVGKMEALIEEVYQAGIRQKNAQFLALRTQINPHFLFNTLESIRIKAILNGDDAVADMVKMLAKMFRTVLDSDKKNYRVHDELENIRYYIQLQNIRFDNVITLTENIDPQIYHAKIMSILFQPVVENCFKYGSQESGIPIHISITGRLTEEKMMVFTIRDDGQGMSPERLEAVRQGLYIAQDAEESTSHRIGLRNIAERLHLRYGSDGELRIVSSDEQGTVVEIRVPYME